From Corynebacterium aquatimens:
GGCCCCGCGGCTAGGCCGGGCAGACTTGCGCCGGTGGCTTTCCCGCGAAGCGGTCGTCGACCCACGCGGCGATCGCCTCGGTCTCCGCGATGAGCGGCACGGCGTGGCTGATCCCCCGCCGTGTGAGCTCCTCCGACACGGGCACCGAGCGGAATTCTACGGTGGAGCCCAACGCGCAGTAGTCCCGCGCCATTTGCTTCGTCTGCTCAAACGGCACGATGGTGTCCTGCGGGCTGGCCAGCACCAACATCGGCGCGCTTAGCGGTACGGTTCCAAGCTTGTTGCGCACCAGCGCCTCGCGGACGCGGGGATCGTTGCGTGCGATGTCTGTCATTGCGCGGCCGGTGCGGGTCATGGAAGCGAAGTCGCCGGATGACAGTGAGCCTTCAATGACGCAGGCGCTCGCGACGGCCTCGAGGTGGCGCCAGGCTTCCAAGGTGGCGTGCTCACCGATGGCAGCGGCGAACTCCGGGTAGGAATACGCGTAGCTAGCAATCACAAAGGCTGCGACACCGGCTAGGGAGTCGTTTCCTTGCTCCAGCACCGCCAGCGGGTCCGCGGGCGCCGCTCCGGAGAAGGTGCCTACGACATTGAGTTCGGGCGCGTAGGCCGCGTGCAGTTCCGCGGCTGCCGCAGAGGCTCCTCCGCCTTGTGAGTAGCCGTAGAACACCACTTTCTCACCCGGCGCTACCACTGCGCGCGCAGCGTCGATGACGGCGTGGCCTTGGTCGATCCGGTTGAGGTATGTGTGTGCGCCGGGGGTGCCTAGGCCGATGTAGTCGGTCACCACGACGCGGTAGCCGCGCCGCCAGAGGCTTTCGGCGAAAGGTGCTTCGTAGTTAATGTTCACCGATGAGCCGTTGATGCCGCCCAACATTGACGAGCCCGCGCTCGGTGCGCATTGATCGCCCATCCCGCGGGTGCCAGGCGCGATCACCACGGTGCCCTTGGGGTGAGCGTGGTCGTAGATCGCGCCGGTTACGGGGACGATCTGTCCGCGCTCGTTCGTCGTCGAGTAGCGAATGCGTTCGCCGTGTGAACCCCCGACTTTTTCACGCACGATGAGCTCACCGGGTCGCTGCGGCACGGCGGCGTGCGCACCTGCGTGGTTCGAGGAGCCCTCGCTTATCGACGACAGACTTGACGCCGCCATCCCCATTCCCAGGGTTGGTATCAGCAGCGAGGACAGTCCTTTAGACGACCCCGCTTCAGCCGCGCCTCGGGAGGAACTACTGGCTGCTTCGGCGTGCGGTGCGATGACACTGCTAAGACTCGCGGCTGTAATCGCCGCTGCCGCGATGCAGGCCAGGGAAGTACGGGCGCCGAAGCGGCGATTGTTTGTGTCAGAAAACCTCCTGATCATGTCTTTAGAACGTACCGCAGTTTGATCGCGATGGGACGCCATTGAAGCGGTCTTTGAGCCAGAGCAACGACGGCACCGCTTGCGTGAACATGCCGGTGGCGTGGTCGGGACCATATCGTGGCGCTAGCGGCGGGAGTCCATCGTTGGTGAGTGCAACGTTGGCGCCGAGCGAGCAGTGATCGCGCGCTAGTTGGACAACCTGGGCGGAAGGGACAAGGTCATCGCTGCCACCGGTGCTCACCATGATTGGCGCCGATGGTTTGCGGCGGCCAAGTTTTTGGGAATCCAGGAGTTTGACAACCTCCTTATTGGACAGGAGAGCTTCGCTGAGCGTCTGGCCGGTGGTGGTGAAGGCGCGCGTGTCGCGAAGACCCCAGCGCACAATGTCGTCGGGGATGCAGGTGTTTGAGGTTTTCTGAAGGAATTCGCGGCCGCTCGGGGAGAGGTTTCGCTCGACGGATGCGCGGTACTGAGGGTAGCGGTCGACAACTCCGGCGACGGCGTATCCGAGCACGGCCAGGATCGCAGAGTTGTCCACGCCCTTCATGGTTTTCACAAGGTCAGCCGGGGGAGCACCCGCATACGTTCCCTTCACGTTGAGCTCTGGGGCGTAGGTCTTGTGCATCTCAGCTGCCGCAGCGGCGGCGCCGCCGCCTTGGGAGTATCCCCAAAACGCTACGGGGTTGCCCCGTGGGGTTACGGCGCGTGCGGCGTCGAGCATCGCGTGGCCTTCTTCGGTGTGGAGCACGTACGTGTGCGGCCCCGGGGTGCCCAGACCGATGTAATCAGTGACCACGACGCGCATACCCATCGAAGATGCGGCGACGTAGTTGGGCATCTCGTAGTTGATCCCTAGCGCCCGAGCTTTCGGATCGTACTGTCCGAGCAGGAGCGGGCCCCGTGACGGCGCGCATGCGTCCCCTGCGCCGCGGGTGCCAGGGCCGAACACGACGGTCGGTGTCGGACCAGCGCCGTTCCACTTCACCGCGGGCTCGATGACGAAGCCGGACACCGGCACGATCTTTCCGTCAACGGTGGTGGATGTGTAGAGAATCCGGCGCGCAGAGCCTGGCAGCTGTTGCTTCCCGGTGATGTTGAGCAGGTTCGGGGCGTTCTGCTGTCGCAGAAGCGTGCCGGGCTTGGTCAGCTTGGCGGGTGCAACGGGGGCATCGTAGAAGGCGTCGTAGCCGTGCTTGGCATTGGAACCGGGCGCAGGCTGGGGGAAGTGGGCGGGAGCGCCTGCGCTGGCTGGAGCGCCGGCGGGAGAGGGAGCACCCGCGCCGGCGGGAGCCGCCGCGCCAAGAGCCAGGCTGATCACGGCGACAGCAGCAGCGACACCGCGGGAGAACCGGAGGGATTTCATGTGTAAAAACCTAGACCACCGTAGGGTGGTCATATGGGTGTTTACTACAGGCAGAAGAAAAAGATTGGGAAGAATTCGTGGCTGAACTTCTCCAAGTCGGGTGCCTCGGCCTCGACGAAGGTCGGTCCGGTCACCGTCAACTCCCGCGGCGGCGTGTGGGTGAACCTTCCCGGCGGGATGACCTACCGCGGTAAGTGGAAGTAACCCCGTTCATCCTGGACCGCGAGACCGTCGTCTAGCAGGGTGTAAAGCGCGCGCGTGAGCTGCACGTTATCGGGCCACAGAACGTCGATGGTGCTCTGCGGAATCGGCCCGGACGCCTCGCGCAGGCTCTTCATGATCAGCCCGCGTACTTGACGGTCGGTGCCCACAAACTTCTGGACCTTCTTTTTCACCATCTCTTCGGCGCTAGGTTCGGGGCGCCCTCGAGCGACCCATTCGCACGACTGCAGCAGCGGGCATGTGTCACACGCTGGGTTTACGGCAGTGCACACCAGCGCGCCGAGTTCCATCAGGCCGGCGGAGAACTCTGGGCCGCCTTCGTCCGGCAGCAGTGCCGCGATTTCGGCGAATTCGGCTTTTCGCGGCTGCGCTATCGGCCGGCCTTTCACCGCACGCGTGTAGACCCTTCGAACATTCACATCAACCACCGGCACGTTGATTCCGTAGGCAAAACACGCCACGGCCCGGGCGGTATAGTCCCCAATCCCTGGCAGACGCAGCAGGGAATCGACGTCGGAGGGGACGGTGCCGCTGTGGTCGTCGACAAGCGATTGCGCGCACTCCTTGAGGCGCAGGGCGCGGCGCGGGTAGCCGAGGGTGCCCCACGCGCGCAGGACTTCATCAGTGGGTGCCGCCGCGAGCGCGCGCGGCGTTGGCCAGCGATCAATCCACTCTTCCCAGATCGGCGCAACGCGTGCGACGGGCGTTTGATGGCTCATGATCTCTGAAAGCAGCACACCCCACGGGGTGGTACCCGCCCGCCGCCACGGCAAGTCGCGGGCATGAATGCGAAACCATTGAGTAATTCCGGCAGGTTCAATCACAATACGTGCAACAATAGTGACCATGCCGTACCGCACAGTCCCCAGGCAGGCGTGGGACCACCTCATAGCGGGCAATGAACGCTTCGCTACAGACTCCCCCCAGCGCCCAAACGCCAGCCATGATCGCAGGGAAGAGCTCCGCAAGGGGCAGGCACCGTTTGCCGCTGTTTTGGCGTGCTCAGACTCGCGTGTGCCCGTCGAATTGCTTTTCGACGCTGGGTTGGGCGACCTCTTCGTCGTTCGCACCGCGGGGGGAACGGTGGATGCGGCGGTGTCCGGTTCGCTGCAGTTCGCGGTGAAGTCGCTGGGTGTCTCCCTCATCGTCGTGCTCAGCCACGAAAGCTGCGGCGCGGTTGCCGCCGCGATGAACTCCTTCCAGAAAGGAAACATCCCGAAGGATCTGCAGAGGGTCTTCGTGGAAAAGATCGCCCCGTCCGTCATTCAAGCGAAGTCTGAGGGGCACTTGGACCCCGCCGGGGTGGAGGCCACGCACGCGAAGGTGACCGCGGAACACATCATCGCTCGCATCCCGGAACTCGCCGAGGGCCTTGTCAGCGGGGATGTCGGGGTGGTGGCTGCGAGATACCGTCTTGAGGACGGCCGTGTCACCAGCGTTGAAGAGCACTTCGGGATCTAAAATATAGCGCGTGAAGGACAATCCGCGACCCCTGCCCGAAAAGATCTACATGCGCCGCCGCGTGGCCGCCGTGGTGATCATCCTCGCAACGGTCGCGCTCATCGTCTGGGCGCTCACTGCCGTGGCTAAGTCTGGATCCTCGGACAACGAAGAGGAGACCACGGCCAATTCCACGCTGGTGACAACGCCGACGGAGCCGCTGCCGTCAGCGAAGCCGTCGACAAGCGAAAGCCCGACGCCCACGATTGAGCCGAAGCCATCGGAGAGCAAGACTAACGACGATGAGGCGCTGGCCGCGCAAACCACCTGCGAGGTCAAGGACCTGCGGGTGACGGTGGAAGCCGATCGCCCGAACTACGGCGAGGGTGAGGAACCGCAGCTCACCGGCGTCATCCATAACCCGACTGGGGCTGACTGCGTGATCGACGCTGACGCCGCGCCGCTCCGCTTTGAAGTCACGCGCATGGAGCGCAATGGCTTCCAACGCGTGTGGGGTGACACCGACTGCTACCCGCCGGACGTGACCGGCCGCCAAGTGTTCAAAGCCGGCGAAACGCGCAGGTTCAGCACAAGCTGGTCGCGCATGGATTCGCGGCCCGGTGAATGTTCCACCCGCCAGCCGGTGGCACCGGGTGCATACATCGCTTACGCATCGGTTGGCGACAACGCCTCCGAGGGCGTGACCTTCAACCTGAACTAGCGGGCTCGAGCCGGGGCGGCTAGTTCAGGCGGCGCAAGCCCTCATAAATGTGGCGCCCCCACAGGGGCGAGACATTTTCTGCCTGCGCGAAATCTTCCGTGCTGGCGGACAAGATGGTGTTTAGGTCGCCGAAAGCCGCGACGATGTGGTCGATCAGGAATTTCTGCACGCGGGGCACGCGGTTAAGCGCGCGGTAGCCGCGCGGCGTGACTGCTTGCATAAGGTTTTCCTCCGTGGCTGGCAGCCCCAGAGGGCGGGCGAGCGCCGCGGTGTTCAGCAGCTCTGAATCCGGCAGGGTCATCAGTGCCGCGATCGCGGCGTCTACGTGTTCCTTCTCCGGCACCCCGTCGGCCACGAGGTAGTCGCAGACCAGCATCTCAATGTCCTCATCGATGGTGCCGCGGAGCTCAGTGAGCTGGATGCGCAGCTGGCGGGCTTCGGTGCCCAGCTCAATGATTTGGTCATCCATGTCGCGGGCTGCGCGCTGCAGCATTAGCTCGCGCTGCAGAACGTGCAGCACGTCTTCCACCGCGGCGTAAGAGTTCATTTCAGCGACGAACAGGCGCTGGTTGGCTTTGTCTAGGCGGGAGCGGTACTGCTCAATCGTCGCCAACGCCTGGCGCGCACGGGTCATCAGCATCCCGGGTTCCTCGATGACGTGGCGCACCCCGCCCGCGAACACCGTCACGATGTTCATCGACGCCGACACCGACACCACGGGCACGCCGGTTTGCAGCGCCGTGCGTTCGGCGGCGCGGTGGCGCGTACCGGTTTCGGAGGTGGGGAAGGTAGGGGAGGGCACGAGTTGGACGTTGGCGCGGTGGATGCGCGACCCATCGTCGGAAAGCACGACTGCTCCGTCCATCTTGGACAGCTCACGCAGCAGCGTCGCGCCGAACGGCACGTCAAACTCAATGCCGCCGTCGCAGATCTCCGTGACCTCTGGGCCGGAACCCAGCACGATCAGGCCGCCGGTGTGGCCGCGCTTGATGCGTTCGAGCCCATCACGCAGGGCGGTACCTGGCGCGAGCCGAACCAACGTTTCGCGCAGAACTGCAGTATTGCGGACGGAATGCGGTTGTCCCTCAGTCATAATGCTTCACAGTGTATGCGTGCTAGCGCCCTTGGGTCTGCTTGCTCCCAAGCGTGGCGGCGGCCTCAATCGCCGCGGACAGCGTGGCGGCCTCCACAACCTTCATGCCCTCGATGGTGATGGCATCGGCGGAACTCCGCGAGGCGGGCACAATCGCTTTGTCATAGCCCAGGCGTTTGGCTTCTGCGAGTCGACGCTTAACGTTGGGCACTTGCCGAAGCTCCCCGGCCAACCCAACCTCGCCCACAACCACCGTCTTTTCCGGTAGCGGCTGCTCGTGCAAGCTCGACCAGGTAGCTAACGCCACGGCCAGATCGGTCGCGGTTTCTGTGATTTTCACCCCTCCGACGGTGGCCACGTAGGCGTCTTTGTCATTGGTGCGTTGTCCGCAGCGCGCTTGCAGCACCGCCAAAACCATGGGTACCCGGTTGAAGTCCAACCCCGTCACGACCCTGCGCGGCGACTTGTTTACCGGCTCCACAGTAAGGGCCTGGACCTCCGCGAGCATCGGCCGCACCCCGTCCATGGCCACCGTCACCGCGGAGCCGTCCGGCGTGGAACCGCGGTGGGAGAGAAACAGCCCCGACGGGTCAGGCACCTCCCGGATCCCGTCCGCGGTTTGCTCAAAACACCCCACCTCATCAGTTGCCCCGAACCGGTTCTTGATTCCACGCAGCATCCGCAGGCTGGATTGCCTGTCGCCTTCGAAGTTCAGCACAACGTCGACCAGGTGCTCCAGCACCCGCGGTCCGGCCACGTTTCCATCCTTGGTCACGTGGCCTACCAGCATCACGGGAAGGTTGGTGCTCTTCGCCAGTGACGTCAGCGCCGCGGTGACCGCTCGTGATTGCGCCACACCGCCCGCGACCCCTTCGACCCCGGGGGCGTGCATCGTCTGCACAGAATCCACGATCAGAAGGGACGGTTTTGATGCCGCCACGTGGCCGAAGACCACATCCAAATTCGATTCGGCTGCCAGCAGGAGCTTCGGGTGCAGGCCACCCGTGCGCTCCGCGCGTCCGCGTACTTGGGCGGCGGATTCCTCCGCGGTGACGTAGAGCACCGTCCTGTCGCCCGTTGCTGCCCACCTGCTGGCCACTTCTAGGAGCAGCGTCGACTTGCCCACGCCGGGTTCTCCTGCCAGCAGCACCACGGACCCCGGGACGACCCCAGATCCCAGCACGCGATCTAATTCCCCGATGCCAGACGGCTCCCGCACGGCTACTGCCGCATCCACGCGCGTGATGGGCTGCGCGGGGGAAGAGGGAGTCAGCGCGGTTACCTCACCGCGGCCCAAAGAAGAGCCCCCGCTTGACGACGATCCCCCTGCCGGCCCAACAGCCACCGACTCATGCAGCGTTCCCCATGAACCGCATTCCGGGCACCGCCCCAGCCATTTGGGCGAGGAGTAATTGCATTCGGTGCAGGTGTGAATCGTCTTCTGCTTTGCCATGCCTGTCACCCTAAAGCGCGCGGGCAACACGCAGCAACGAAAAAAGGCGCCCAATAGCACATGCTATCGAACGCCTTGTGGATTCTGGCCGCGTGGCCGATATTTACGGTTTAGTGGTTCTGGCCCGCGTGAGCCGACTCGTCGCGGGTGGAGTGCCCGGACGCCAGGATCGGGGCGGAGACCGTTGCCGGGAGCTCAATCGTGCCGGTGTCGAAGGTGAAGGCGATGTTGACGTTGCCGCCGTAGGCGAAGTTCTGGTTCGGGATCGAGGTCTCAACGTACTGGATGCAGTCGTCTTCAGCGTGCGGCATGGCCTCCAGGCCCGCAGCGGAATCGCCAACCAGGGTGCAGTTGTACTTGATTGGCTCGGCGGACTCTACCGTTGCGTTCTGGCCGTTGACAGTGATGGAGGACAGCGTGTGCTCCTTCATGGAGTAGTCCTGGTTGCTGGCAACGAACTTCACGGCTGCCTGGCCGTTCTCATCCAAGATCAGGGTGACGTCCTGGACGGTCACCGCATTGTTCTCGCTCTCACCACTGGCCCCGTCAACTGCCGCGACCTGCGAGGAAGTCTGGGTGATCTGGCCAGCCGAGCATGCGGCCAGCGCCAGAGCCGACGCAGCTGCTACGGAAACAATGGCACCGCGGCGGGCAAGGGATGTGTACGACTTCACGTGAGGTCCTCCAACTAACAGACAGCCTTTAGTTTTCAAGCTAGTTTTTCTAAAGCCTAGTAACTAGGCCTAGTAATAGAGCCTAGTATTGCGCCCCTGAAGATTCCCAGTTTCGGGCGCTTTGGTCGCGTCGGGCAGTGGGTTGATGGGGGTCAACCGGGGGTATCCATCTCCCGTTCGGGAGCTCGTTCACGGCGGGTGTTAGAATTGGCTGTCTACGCGTTAACTGCCGCGCCGTGAAATGCGCCTTCAACAGCTATGAGGAGAAGCTTGATGGATTTCAAAGTCGGAGAAGTGGTTGTCTACCCGCACCATGGTGCAGCCCGTATCG
This genomic window contains:
- a CDS encoding DUF4236 domain-containing protein encodes the protein MGVYYRQKKKIGKNSWLNFSKSGASASTKVGPVTVNSRGGVWVNLPGGMTYRGKWK
- a CDS encoding lipase family protein translates to MAASSLSSISEGSSNHAGAHAAVPQRPGELIVREKVGGSHGERIRYSTTNERGQIVPVTGAIYDHAHPKGTVVIAPGTRGMGDQCAPSAGSSMLGGINGSSVNINYEAPFAESLWRRGYRVVVTDYIGLGTPGAHTYLNRIDQGHAVIDAARAVVAPGEKVVFYGYSQGGGASAAAAELHAAYAPELNVVGTFSGAAPADPLAVLEQGNDSLAGVAAFVIASYAYSYPEFAAAIGEHATLEAWRHLEAVASACVIEGSLSSGDFASMTRTGRAMTDIARNDPRVREALVRNKLGTVPLSAPMLVLASPQDTIVPFEQTKQMARDYCALGSTVEFRSVPVSEELTRRGISHAVPLIAETEAIAAWVDDRFAGKPPAQVCPA
- the disA gene encoding DNA integrity scanning diadenylate cyclase DisA; translated protein: MTEGQPHSVRNTAVLRETLVRLAPGTALRDGLERIKRGHTGGLIVLGSGPEVTEICDGGIEFDVPFGATLLRELSKMDGAVVLSDDGSRIHRANVQLVPSPTFPTSETGTRHRAAERTALQTGVPVVSVSASMNIVTVFAGGVRHVIEEPGMLMTRARQALATIEQYRSRLDKANQRLFVAEMNSYAAVEDVLHVLQRELMLQRAARDMDDQIIELGTEARQLRIQLTELRGTIDEDIEMLVCDYLVADGVPEKEHVDAAIAALMTLPDSELLNTAALARPLGLPATEENLMQAVTPRGYRALNRVPRVQKFLIDHIVAAFGDLNTILSASTEDFAQAENVSPLWGRHIYEGLRRLN
- a CDS encoding carbonic anhydrase translates to MPYRTVPRQAWDHLIAGNERFATDSPQRPNASHDRREELRKGQAPFAAVLACSDSRVPVELLFDAGLGDLFVVRTAGGTVDAAVSGSLQFAVKSLGVSLIVVLSHESCGAVAAAMNSFQKGNIPKDLQRVFVEKIAPSVIQAKSEGHLDPAGVEATHAKVTAEHIIARIPELAEGLVSGDVGVVAARYRLEDGRVTSVEEHFGI
- the radA gene encoding DNA repair protein RadA, translated to MAKQKTIHTCTECNYSSPKWLGRCPECGSWGTLHESVAVGPAGGSSSSGGSSLGRGEVTALTPSSPAQPITRVDAAVAVREPSGIGELDRVLGSGVVPGSVVLLAGEPGVGKSTLLLEVASRWAATGDRTVLYVTAEESAAQVRGRAERTGGLHPKLLLAAESNLDVVFGHVAASKPSLLIVDSVQTMHAPGVEGVAGGVAQSRAVTAALTSLAKSTNLPVMLVGHVTKDGNVAGPRVLEHLVDVVLNFEGDRQSSLRMLRGIKNRFGATDEVGCFEQTADGIREVPDPSGLFLSHRGSTPDGSAVTVAMDGVRPMLAEVQALTVEPVNKSPRRVVTGLDFNRVPMVLAVLQARCGQRTNDKDAYVATVGGVKITETATDLAVALATWSSLHEQPLPEKTVVVGEVGLAGELRQVPNVKRRLAEAKRLGYDKAIVPASRSSADAITIEGMKVVEAATLSAAIEAAATLGSKQTQGR
- a CDS encoding A/G-specific adenine glycosylase; protein product: MVTIVARIVIEPAGITQWFRIHARDLPWRRAGTTPWGVLLSEIMSHQTPVARVAPIWEEWIDRWPTPRALAAAPTDEVLRAWGTLGYPRRALRLKECAQSLVDDHSGTVPSDVDSLLRLPGIGDYTARAVACFAYGINVPVVDVNVRRVYTRAVKGRPIAQPRKAEFAEIAALLPDEGGPEFSAGLMELGALVCTAVNPACDTCPLLQSCEWVARGRPEPSAEEMVKKKVQKFVGTDRQVRGLIMKSLREASGPIPQSTIDVLWPDNVQLTRALYTLLDDGLAVQDERGYFHLPR
- a CDS encoding lipase family protein, yielding MKSLRFSRGVAAAVAVISLALGAAAPAGAGAPSPAGAPASAGAPAHFPQPAPGSNAKHGYDAFYDAPVAPAKLTKPGTLLRQQNAPNLLNITGKQQLPGSARRILYTSTTVDGKIVPVSGFVIEPAVKWNGAGPTPTVVFGPGTRGAGDACAPSRGPLLLGQYDPKARALGINYEMPNYVAASSMGMRVVVTDYIGLGTPGPHTYVLHTEEGHAMLDAARAVTPRGNPVAFWGYSQGGGAAAAAAEMHKTYAPELNVKGTYAGAPPADLVKTMKGVDNSAILAVLGYAVAGVVDRYPQYRASVERNLSPSGREFLQKTSNTCIPDDIVRWGLRDTRAFTTTGQTLSEALLSNKEVVKLLDSQKLGRRKPSAPIMVSTGGSDDLVPSAQVVQLARDHCSLGANVALTNDGLPPLAPRYGPDHATGMFTQAVPSLLWLKDRFNGVPSRSNCGTF